The Dehalococcoides mccartyi CG5 genome contains the following window.
GGCTTTAATGCCCAGCCGTTTTTCAATATTCCGAAGCAGCCTTTCAGCCCCCATCACATGGCAGGCTGTTCCGCGGCAAACATGCACCCGGTGTATTCCCGGTGGCTCAAGCCTGAACTGGCTGTAAAAAGTGGCAATATTGTAAACAGAGCTTTCCGGTACGCCAACGTAAGCGGCTACTTTTTGCATCATGTCACGGGAAAGGTAAGAAAAATTGCGCTGGAAGGCCAGCAGGATGGGGATAAGGTTTTCCTTTTTTGCTTCGTACAGGGAGAGTACGGGGGTGTAGGTTTTGTTTACGGGTTTGTCCATAATGCACCTCCGCAAGATTTACTTGGCCGGCACGGATTACCCTTGATTAAAAGTATATCCCAAACAAAGTTTGATAAGCAACGGATTTGGTAAAAATAAGTACTAATAC
Protein-coding sequences here:
- a CDS encoding complex I 24 kDa subunit family protein; this translates as MDKPVNKTYTPVLSLYEAKKENLIPILLAFQRNFSYLSRDMMQKVAAYVGVPESSVYNIATFYSQFRLEPPGIHRVHVCRGTACHVMGAERLLRNIEKRLGIKAGETTLDNEISLDTINCAGICGLAPTLEVDGKLYTRLNGSSLNRILGKKKR